A window from Candidatus Atribacteria bacterium encodes these proteins:
- the meaB gene encoding methylmalonyl Co-A mutase-associated GTPase MeaB, protein MKMEIVKKITNGDRRAAAKLITLVENNFKQAQEILKKLYDFTGNALIIGITGPPGSGKSTVTDKVSKILRGQGKTVGIIAIDPTSPFTGGALLGDRIRMQDLSLDQGVFIRSMSTRGHLGGLSQATQATVKILDAMGKDIIFIETVGVGQSEVDIVKVADTVVLVSMPGMGDDIQIIKAGIMEIGDIFVVNKADKEGCEGLVTEIEMMLDLNRDRRWRPPVLKTIAKDNVGMKKLLEEINRHFQSLKESGELEQRRRESAKKEIFDLIQEQWKEILSTFIDNGFLNKLVTKIVKREEDPYTAVEKLSSIVMHSYAKGGIKNDRKD, encoded by the coding sequence ATTAAGATGGAAATAGTAAAAAAAATAACTAATGGTGATCGCAGAGCAGCTGCGAAATTAATTACTTTAGTAGAAAATAACTTTAAACAAGCTCAAGAGATTTTGAAAAAACTCTATGATTTTACCGGGAATGCCCTAATAATTGGTATAACCGGTCCTCCCGGTTCAGGAAAAAGTACTGTTACCGATAAGGTTTCCAAAATTTTAAGAGGACAGGGGAAAACGGTTGGAATAATTGCCATTGACCCTACCAGCCCATTTACCGGGGGAGCATTGTTGGGGGATAGAATTCGTATGCAGGACCTTAGTTTAGATCAAGGTGTTTTTATAAGAAGCATGAGTACACGAGGGCATCTAGGGGGACTTTCTCAAGCTACCCAGGCAACGGTTAAGATATTAGATGCGATGGGTAAGGATATAATATTTATTGAAACGGTAGGTGTAGGTCAATCAGAAGTAGATATAGTTAAAGTAGCTGATACAGTCGTATTGGTCAGCATGCCGGGAATGGGAGACGATATCCAGATCATAAAAGCCGGGATAATGGAAATAGGGGATATTTTTGTGGTAAATAAAGCCGATAAAGAAGGATGTGAAGGTTTAGTTACAGAAATAGAAATGATGTTGGATTTAAACCGAGATAGAAGATGGCGTCCTCCGGTTTTAAAGACCATAGCTAAAGACAATGTCGGGATGAAAAAACTCTTGGAAGAGATTAATCGACATTTCCAATCTCTAAAGGAAAGTGGTGAGTTAGAGCAAAGACGCCGGGAGAGTGCCAAGAAAGAGATATTTGATCTTATTCAAGAACAATGGAAAGAAATACTTTCAACTTTTATTGATAACGGATTTTTAAATAAGTTAGTAACCAAAATAGTAAAACGAGAAGAAGATCCATACACTGCTGTAGAAAAATTATCAAGCATAGTAATGCATTCTTATGCAAAGGGAGGCATAAAAAATGATAGAAAAGATTGA
- a CDS encoding Asp23/Gls24 family envelope stress response protein, with protein EEGILVNISLVLRYGENIPQIGFKIQKSLKKELEYITGINVILINIFVYNLKY; from the coding sequence AGAGGAAGGTATTCTGGTAAATATTAGTTTGGTGCTCAGATATGGGGAAAATATTCCTCAAATTGGATTTAAAATTCAAAAAAGTCTGAAAAAGGAATTAGAATATATAACCGGTATAAATGTCATTCTAATTAATATTTTTGTTTATAATTTAAAGTACTAA
- a CDS encoding methylmalonyl-CoA mutase codes for MFDKEEIKKIKQLRKEWENNMVQKTLERFPERKEKFVTGSGERIERLYTPENLEEYDYSKELNFPGQFPYTRGVQPTMYRGRFWTMRQYAGFGTAEESNKRYKYLLGQGQTGLSVAFDLPTQIGYDSDHVMSLGEVGKVGVAIDSLKDMETLFDGIPLDKVSTSMTINAPATVLLAMYIAVAEKQGISPDKLNGTIQNDVLKEYIARGTYIFPPAPSMRLITNIFQYCFKEMPLWNTISISGYHIREAGSTAIQEVAFTLADGIAYVDAAVKIGLEVDNFAPRLSFFFNAHNDLLEEVAKFRAARRLWAKIMKERFGAKNKKSLMLRFHTQTAGCTLTAQQADNNIVRVTIQALAAVLGGTQSLHTNSRDEALALPAEDSVRIALRTQQVLAYENGVTETVDPLAGSYYLETITNKIEKKALEYIEKIDKLGGVIQAIEKGFIQQEIQNSAYKYQKDIEEGKRIVVGVNKFKINEGSPNGLLKVNPEVGRQQVEELKKLKETRNNNEVKENLKLLEESAKTDKNLMPIILDCVKSYATLGEICDVLRSIFGEYKESVKL; via the coding sequence ATGTTTGATAAAGAAGAAATAAAAAAAATTAAACAATTAAGGAAAGAATGGGAAAACAATATGGTCCAAAAAACGCTCGAGCGTTTTCCTGAAAGAAAAGAAAAATTTGTTACCGGATCAGGAGAAAGGATTGAGCGATTATATACTCCTGAAAATTTAGAAGAGTATGACTATAGTAAAGAATTAAATTTTCCTGGGCAATTTCCCTACACCCGTGGAGTTCAACCCACTATGTATCGGGGTCGATTTTGGACTATGCGACAATATGCGGGCTTTGGTACAGCTGAAGAATCTAATAAGCGTTATAAATATCTATTAGGTCAAGGACAAACCGGATTAAGCGTTGCTTTTGATCTGCCTACACAAATTGGTTATGATTCGGATCATGTTATGTCATTAGGCGAAGTAGGAAAAGTAGGAGTAGCCATAGATTCCTTAAAAGATATGGAAACGTTATTTGATGGGATTCCTCTTGATAAAGTAAGCACTTCAATGACCATAAATGCTCCAGCAACTGTATTATTAGCCATGTATATAGCTGTAGCAGAAAAACAAGGTATCTCTCCCGACAAACTAAACGGGACTATCCAAAATGATGTATTAAAAGAATACATTGCCCGTGGAACTTATATTTTTCCTCCTGCTCCTTCAATGAGATTAATTACCAATATTTTTCAATATTGTTTTAAAGAAATGCCTTTATGGAATACTATCAGTATAAGTGGCTATCATATTAGAGAAGCAGGTTCTACAGCAATTCAGGAAGTTGCCTTTACTTTAGCTGATGGAATAGCCTATGTAGATGCCGCAGTAAAAATCGGATTAGAAGTTGATAATTTTGCGCCAAGATTATCTTTCTTTTTTAATGCCCATAATGATTTATTAGAGGAAGTAGCTAAATTTAGAGCAGCTCGAAGATTGTGGGCTAAGATTATGAAAGAAAGATTTGGAGCTAAAAATAAAAAATCTTTAATGCTTAGATTTCACACTCAAACAGCTGGTTGCACTTTAACTGCTCAACAAGCGGATAATAATATTGTTCGGGTTACTATTCAAGCCTTAGCAGCAGTATTGGGTGGAACCCAATCTCTCCACACAAATTCAAGAGATGAAGCTCTGGCTCTTCCTGCTGAGGATTCGGTAAGGATTGCCCTTAGGACTCAACAAGTTTTAGCTTATGAAAATGGCGTAACCGAAACCGTTGATCCTTTAGCCGGTTCCTATTATCTAGAAACTATAACTAATAAAATTGAAAAAAAGGCTTTAGAATATATTGAAAAAATTGATAAATTAGGTGGTGTTATTCAAGCCATTGAAAAGGGATTTATTCAGCAAGAGATACAAAACAGTGCTTATAAATACCAGAAAGATATTGAAGAGGGTAAAAGGATAGTAGTAGGAGTAAATAAATTCAAGATTAACGAGGGATCTCCAAACGGTCTTTTAAAAGTTAATCCGGAAGTTGGACGTCAGCAAGTTGAGGAACTTAAAAAGTTAAAAGAAACAAGAAATAACAATGAAGTAAAAGAAAATTTAAAGTTATTGGAAGAGTCTGCTAAGACAGATAAAAATTTAATGCCCATAATCTTAGATTGTGTCAAATCTTATGCTACATTGGGTGAGATTTGTGATGTATTAAGAAGTATCTTTGGTGAATATAAAGAGTCTGTAAAGCTTTAA
- a CDS encoding cobalamin B12-binding domain-containing protein, protein MEGKKIRVLIAKPGLDGHDRGAKVIARALRDAGMEVIYTGLRQTPEQIVETAIQEDVDVIGLSILSGAHTHLFPKIMELLKENNIEDIIIIGGGVIPEEDIPELKKAGVAEIFTPGTDTRNIIKFIKEKVKQQN, encoded by the coding sequence ATGGAAGGAAAAAAAATTAGAGTATTAATTGCTAAACCCGGGCTTGATGGACATGACCGGGGGGCAAAGGTGATAGCAAGAGCTTTAAGGGATGCCGGGATGGAAGTAATATATACTGGATTACGACAAACACCTGAACAGATTGTGGAAACCGCTATCCAGGAAGATGTAGATGTTATTGGATTAAGTATTTTATCCGGTGCCCATACTCATCTTTTCCCCAAAATAATGGAACTTTTAAAAGAAAATAACATTGAAGATATAATTATTATAGGTGGAGGAGTAATCCCCGAAGAAGATATTCCCGAATTAAAAAAAGCGGGCGTAGCAGAAATATTTACTCCAGGAACTGATACCCGTAATATTATTAAGTTTATTAAGGAGAAAGTAAAACAGCAAAATTAG
- the mce gene encoding methylmalonyl-CoA epimerase — MIEKIDHIGIAVKSIEKTSEFFSNMLGLKVTGEENVEEQKVKVAFLPLGDSELELLESTAPEGPIARFIEKKGEGIQHIAFRVDNIEKTLEKLKKEGVRLIDEKPRYGAGGAKIAFLHPKDTNGILIELSERSE, encoded by the coding sequence ATGATAGAAAAGATTGACCATATTGGTATTGCGGTAAAAAGCATTGAAAAGACCAGCGAGTTTTTTAGCAATATGCTGGGATTGAAAGTTACCGGTGAAGAAAATGTAGAAGAACAGAAAGTGAAAGTTGCTTTTTTGCCTTTAGGAGATAGCGAATTAGAGCTGTTAGAATCCACTGCACCCGAGGGTCCCATTGCAAGATTTATTGAGAAGAAAGGTGAAGGAATTCAACATATCGCCTTTAGAGTTGATAACATCGAGAAAACACTAGAAAAATTGAAAAAGGAAGGAGTTAGATTAATTGACGAAAAACCGAGATACGGAGCAGGTGGCGCAAAGATAGCCTTCTTACATCCTAAAGATACTAATGGTATTCTTATTGAACTAAGCGAAAGAAGTGAATAA